The window GTCAAGATACGGGCGGTTTTGCGCTCGCCGTAGGCTGACTGTTGGTTTCAAGAGCACCTCTAAAGACAGGGCGATGGCAGTAGAAAGTGATGCGCCGCGCGGGTTTGGCGCGCAGTTTACACGCCGCGATATTGAATGACTCGTCAGTCACTCCTGACGAACGGTCATCAACATCATGAGCGAGGCTCACTTGACACATTTGCCGGCGTTTTTGGAGGTGCCCTTGCGCCCGATGAGCATCAACCGCCAGGTTCGCCTAGGCGACTTTCTTTTCACCGGAGAGTAACGAGGAATCCATGAAGGTTCTTGTAGCTGTCAAACGCGTTGTGGATTACAACGTCAAGGTCCGCGTCAAGGCGGACAATTCCGGCGTCGATCTTGCCAACGTCAAGATGTCGATGAACCCGTTCTGCGAGATCGCCGTGGAAGAAGCCGTACGCCTGAAAGAGAAAGGTGTTGCGACTGAAATCGTCGTCGTCTCCGTCGGCCCGTCCACCGCTCAAGAGCAACTGCGCACCGCGCTGGCTCTGGGTGCCGACCGCGCCATCCTCGTCGAATCCGCCGAAGATCTGACTTCCCTGGCCGTTGCCAAACTGTTGAAGGCTGTTGTCGACAAGGAACAGCCTCAGCTGGTGATCCTTGGCAAACAAGCCATCGACAGCGACAACAACCAGACTGGCCAGATGCTCGCTGCATTGAGCGGCTACGGTCAGGGCACGTTCGCTTCGAAAGTCGAAATCAGCGGCGACAGCGTTGCTGTAACCCGCGAAATCGACGGCGGCGCACAGACAGTTTCCCTGAAACTGCCGGCCATCGTCACCACCGACCTGCGTTTGAACGAGCCGCGCTACGCGTCTCTGCCAAACATCATGAAAGCCAAGAAGAAGCCTCTCGAAGTGCTGACTCCGGACGCTTTGGGCGTTTCCACCGCCTCCACCAACAAGACCGTGAAAGTCGAAGCGCCTGCTGCACGCAGCGCGGGTATCAAGGTCAAGTCGGTGGCTGAACTGGTCGAGAAACTGAAAAACGAAGCGAAGGTAATCTAAATGACTATCTTGGTTATTGCTGAACACGACAACAAAGTGCTGGCTCCGGCCACGCTGAACACTGTTGCTGCCGCCGCCAAAATCGGTGGTGACATCCACGTTCTGGTTGCAGGCCAAGGCGCTGGCGCCGTGGCTGAA of the Pseudomonas sp. MAG733B genome contains:
- a CDS encoding electron transfer flavoprotein subunit beta/FixA family protein — its product is MKVLVAVKRVVDYNVKVRVKADNSGVDLANVKMSMNPFCEIAVEEAVRLKEKGVATEIVVVSVGPSTAQEQLRTALALGADRAILVESAEDLTSLAVAKLLKAVVDKEQPQLVILGKQAIDSDNNQTGQMLAALSGYGQGTFASKVEISGDSVAVTREIDGGAQTVSLKLPAIVTTDLRLNEPRYASLPNIMKAKKKPLEVLTPDALGVSTASTNKTVKVEAPAARSAGIKVKSVAELVEKLKNEAKVI